GCACAACGAGCCGCCCAGGCCGCCGAGGGCGACATCGCCGGCCTGCCCGCCGCCTCGGCGCCGCTGCTCGACATCACCGCCGAGCAGCACGCGGCCTGGGACGTACGCCTCTTCGCCTCCTGACCCGACACCGGCCGCACCTCCACCAGCCGGACCTCCACGGACACCCGCGCCCCTACGGACACCCGCACCCCCACAGCACCACCCCTCCGGAGGAACCATGCACCTCGACCACGGCACCACCTATCCCGAGCGCCACAGCGCCTCCAGGACGCGTCCGGACGGCAGCCGCCGCGCGCTCCGTGTCGGCCTCGGCGGGCCCGTCGGCTCGGGCAAGACCGCGACGGTGGCGGCCCTGTGCCGTGCCTTGCGCGAGAGGCACTCGCTCGCCGTCGTCACCAACGACATCTACACGCGCGAGGACGCCGCCTTCCTGCTGCGTGAGGCCGTGCTGCCGCCCGAGCGCATCACCGCTGTCGAGACCGGGGCCTGCCCGCACACCGCGATCCGCGACGACATCTCCGCGAACCTGGAGGCCGTCGAGGACCTCGAAGACGAGGCCGGCCCGCTCGACCTGATCCTCGTCGAGTCCGGCGGCGACAACCTCACCGCCACCTTTTCCAAGGGGCTGACCGACGCGCAGATCTTCGTCATCGACGTCGCGGGCGGCGACGACATCCCCCGCAAGGGCGGCCCCGGCGTCACCACGGCCGACCTCCTCGTCGTCAACAAGACCGACCTCGCCCCCTACGTCGGCTCCGACCTGGAGGTGATGGCCCGCGACGCGAAGGAGCAGCGCGGCGAACTGCCCGTCGTCTTCCAGTCCCTGCGCAGCGCTCCGGGTGTGGAGCCCGTGGCCGACTGGGTGCGCGCCCGGCTCGCCGACTGGACCGCCCCGGCCGCGCACCACGCATGACATCCACGGCACTCACCGAAGATCCCGGGCCGGCCGCACCCGGTCCCGCCGGTGTGCGCGCACACGCGCGCGTGACCGCCGCACCCGACGGACGGGGCGGCACCGCGCTGCCGGTGCTCAGTGGCGAGGCCCCGTTCGCCCTGCGGCGCACCCGCTCCGCCGACCCTGCCCGGGCCCGGGTCACCCTCGTCGGCGCCATGAGCGCACCCCTGGGCGGCGACCGGCTCACCGTCGAGGCCCACATCGAGGCGGGCGCCGCGCTGCGGCTCGACGGCAGCGCCGCCACCATCGCGCTGCCCGGCCGCACCCGCGAGCCCGCCTTCTACGATGTACGCCTCACCGTCGGCGACGGGGGAGAGGCACACTGGCTGCCCGAGCAGCTGATCTCGGCGCAGGGCAGCGACCTTCGCCAGACCCTCCGCGTCGACCTGGCGGCCGGTGCCCGGCTGGTGCTGCGCGACGAGCAGGTGCTCGGGCGCACCGGCGAGGAGCCGGGCCGCCTCAGCAGCCGTCTCACCGTGCACCGCGCCGGCCGCCCCCTGCTCGACCAGCAGCTCGACTACGGGCCCGGCGCGCCCGGCTGGGACGGCGGAGCCGTGCTGGGCGGCCACCGGGCTGTGGGCCAGCTCCTGGTCGTCGACCCGGAACCGGCCCAACTCCCCGCGGAGACGACGGTGTTGGGTTCGACCGCCGTGCTGACGCGGCTGGCGGGACCCGCGCTGTTGGTCAGCGCCGTGGCGCCGGACGCGTTGCAGCTCAGACGGCTGCTCGAGCAGGCGCTCACCCTTACGTCTTGGTAAAGAACGCTCCTCTGCCCTGTCCCTTACGGAGGGCGAAGGACAAAGATCCTCGTGACACCACCGTGGTCACCGACCACCGCCGTCACACACAGCGTCAGACAGAGGCACACACGCAGCGTCAGACAGAGGGGGGAATCGTGAACAGACGGAAGGCGGCCATAGCCGCAGCCGGCACCATCGCCGCCGGAGCCCTGACCACGGGCCTCATAGCCGTCCCGTCCGCGTTCGCGGGCGGCAGCGCGGCCCCGCAGGACACGTCCGCCAAGCAGCGACCCGGCTCCGCCGAAGCACACGGCGTCAAGAAGGCCGCTGCCCGCGCCGCGCGCGCGGGCATCGACTGGAAGGACTGCCCCGCCGACTGGGACATCAAGGCACCCGTCCAGTGCGGCTGGGTCACCGTCCCGCTCGACTACACCAAGCCCGACGGCAAGACCATCAAGATCGCCGTCGACCGGGCGCGCAGCACCGGCGGCAAGGACAAGCGGCAAGGCTCCCTGGTCTACAACCCCGGCGGTCCCGGCGGCTCGGGGATGGCCTTCCCCAAGCGCATACCCGACAAGAACCCCCTGTGGGCCAAGGCCGCCACCGCCTACGACTTCGTCGGCTTCGACCCGCGCGGCGTCGGCCACTCCGCGCCGATCTCCTGTGCCGACCCCCAGGAGTGGGTCAAGGCCCCCAAGGCCGACCCGGTTCCCGACAGCGAGGCCGACAAGAGCGCCCAGCGCAAGCTCGCCAAGGAGTACGCGGACGGCTGCAAGGAGCGCAGCGGCGCCCTGCTGGCCCAGATGACGACGCCCAACGCGGCCCGCGACCTCGACGTCATCCGCGCGGCTCTCGGCGACAAGAAGCTGAACTTCCTCGGCGTCTCCTACGGCACCTACATGGGGGCCGTCTACGCCGAGCTGTTCCCCGGCCACGTCCGCCGGATGATCACCGACAGCGTGGTCAACCCCTCGCCGAAGAAGGTCTGGTACGACGTCAACCTCGACCAGGACATCGCCTTCCAGACCCGTTGGGAGGACTGGAAGAAGTGGGTGGCCAAGCACGACGACGTCTACGGCATCGGCTCCACGCCCGACAAGATCGAGGCCAAGTGGCGCGAGCTGCGCGCCACCGCCAAGAAGGACCCGGTCGGGGGCGTCGTCGGCCCGTCCGAGCTGCTGGGCTTCTTCCAGAGCGCGCCCTACTACGACTCCGCCTGGGCCGAGGTCGCCTCGGTGTGGTCGGCCTACCTCAAGGGCGACGAGAAGCCGCTCATCGAGAGCGCCGGCCCTGACATGTCGGACGTGGCGGGCAACAAGGCCAGTGAGAACAGCAACGCCGTCTACACGGCCGTCGAGTGCAACGACGCCCAGTGGCCGCGCGACTGGAAGACCTGGGATCGCGACAACACCAAGCTGCACGAGAAGTATCCGTTCCTCACCTGGTCCAACGCCTGGATGAACTATCCCTGCGCCGTGTGGCCCCTCAAGCAGCACAAGGCCACCGACGTGCACGCGAAGACCTCGCACCCCGTGCTGCTGATCCAGGCCACGCGGGATGCCGCCACCCCGTACCCGGGCGGCGTGGAACTGCACAAGCGCCTCAAGGGCTCCCGCCTGATCACCGAGAAGGACGCGGGCTCCCACGGCATCACCAACCTGAAGAACGACTGCATCAACAAGCGGGTCGACGCCTACCTCCTCAAGGGAACCGTCGACTCCAAGGACGTCACCTGCGACCCGCACGCCACCCCCGAGCCGGAGAAGTCCGCGGCCAAGGCGGCGGCGGAGTCCAAGGCCGCGTCCGTGCCCGCCGTCAAGTGACCGCTAAGGCACCCCAGGGCGGCTGACGCCCGCCCGGCACAGCGAGGGGCGGACCGGAACCCCGGTCCGCCCCTCAGCCATGTGCCGCTGTGCGTCCGACGTGGATGAGGTCCCGCGTCCGAGGATTACGTTCAGACAGGCCGGGCTCGGGCGCGGTGTCAGACCGTACGACGGCCGCCCTTGCCGCGCGCCTTCTCCTGCGCCTTTTCCTGCGCCCTCTCCTCGGCCTGCGCCGCCTTCGCGTCGGGCGCGTACATGTCCACGTACTCCTGGCCGGACAGCTGCATGATCTCGTGGATGATCTCGTCGGTGATGGCCCGCAGCGCTGTGCGTTCCTTCTCCATCCCCGCGAACCGGGAGAACTCCAGCGGCTTGCCGAACCGAATGGTCACGCGGCCCATGCGGGGCATCTTCCGCCCGGGCGGCTGGAGTTCGAAGGTGCCGACCATCGCGCACGGCACCACCGGTGCCCCGGCACCGAGCGCCATCGCCGCGACCCCGACCCTGCCCTTGTAGAGGCGGCCGTCGTGGGAGCGGGTGCCCTCGGGGTAGATGCCGAGCAGCTCGCCCTTGCGCAGGACGCCGAGGCCCTCGTCGATGGCGGCCTGCCCCGCGCCCTTGCCGGAGCGGTCGACGGGGATCTGGCCCACGCTGTGGAAGAACGCCGCCGTCAGCCGTCCCTTGAGGCCGGGGCCCGTGAAGTACTCCGCCTTGGCCAGGAAGGTGATGCGGCGCGGCAGGATCGCCGGCATCACGAAGTGGTCGGAGAAGGAGAGATGGTTGCCCGCGACGATCGCCGCACCCTCTTCGGGTATGTTCTCCAGCCCCTCGATACGTGGCCGGAACACCAGACGCAACAGCGGCCCCAGGACCACGAACTTGAGCAGGTAGTAGAACACGGGGGTCACTCCTCACGTTAGCGCGATCCCCCTGAGAGGGGAGGCGTCCTGGCAGGTCACACGACGTGCGAGAGGCCCTCAGCGTAAGTGCATGCCGGGCCGCCTGCGAGCCGCTCGGATCGACTCGATGCCGAGCCGTTGCCGAAGGTGCCGATGAGGCGTCAGCGACGGCCCAACCCGCTCCGCGCCGCCATCGGTTCGCGCGCCCTGATGTTCGCCCGGAATGGCCGACGTCGTACTCGGTCAGCTGGCCGGCCGCCGCGTGGGCCCTGCCGCCTTCTGTCTCCCGGGTGGGTGTCGGGTCCGGATGGGGGACGGCGGTGAGGGGCCGATCCCATCGGCCGTCCCCGGCCCATGGGAATAATGGAGGCATGGTCCGCGAGTCTGTGCCCGAGGGAGCCCCGCGCCGCTTGTACCCCGTCGCTGACGTGGTCGGGTACCTCGTCGGCCGGTGGAGCGTCGAGCGCGCCGTGTACGACCGGAGGGCCGGGGTGGAGGGCCGCTTCCTCGGGACCGCCGACTTCCGGGCCGGGGCCGGGCCCCACGCGCCCGAGGGCGTGGTGCTGCACGAGGAGGAGGGGCAGCTGACCTGGGACGGCAGGGTGTATCCGGCGAGCCGCTCGCTGCGTCTGCGTCCTCGCGCCGACGGGACCGCCGAGGTCGAATTCGCCGACGGTCGCCCTTTCCACGATCTCGACCTGCGCACCGGTGTCTGGACCCCCGTCCACCCCTGTGCCGCGGACCGGTACGAGGGAACCTTCGTGGCCTGCTCGGCCGATGAGTGGCACCTGGAGTGGCGGGTCTCCGGCCCGGCCAAGGACCAGCTCTTGCGGTCGGTGTACCGGAGGCTCGCCGACTGAGCGGTGTGGGACCGGGAGGCGACCGGGTGGCGCGTCAGGGGGCGAGCAGTTCCCGTGCGAGGGTCCGGGTCCACCAGCGCTCGACCCTCTCGGGCCCCCAGCCGCGCTCCTGGGTGAGTGTGGTGTAGACGTCGACGCTGCACAGGGCCGCGTAGATGTCCACCGCGGTGGGGAGATCCAGGCCCTCGGCGAGGGTGCCGTCGGGCCATGAGGAGAACACCCGCGCCCGGGTCCCGTCGGCCTTGCGCCGGGCGGCCTCGTAGAACGTCGCGAGATCTGGCTCGGTGCGGCCCGCCTCACGGATCAGAGCGATGAGGTCTCCCGAGCGTTCGAACAGGCGCCGGTCGTAGGCGGCCATCGCGAGAAGCTGGCGCTCCGGATCGGCGGAGCCCTCCAGCTCGTCCAGCATGAGGGCCAGGTCGGCGCTCAGGTCGGCCGCGTCCGCCAGCGCCCAGACGAGGTTGGTCTTGTTCTGGTAAGCGGCGTAGACGGTGGGAACGGCGACCCCCGCCTCGCGGGCCACGTCGCGCACCGTGGTCGCGGCCCAGCCCTGTGAGACGAACAGCCGCCGGGCGGCGTCCGCGATCTCCGCGCGGGTCTGCTTGGCCTGTTCCTGTCGGCGCAGCGAGTCGTACCGGCGTCCGGAGTCACTTCCCATGGGTGTATCTTCCTCTCCGTATATTCAATATATTACCCGTAAGGTCAATGTTGATGGAGGCGGCTGGCATGAGCTTTTCCGGTACGGCAGGTCTCGGCGGTCTCGGCTTCGTGGTGATCGCGGTCGTCCTCAACGTGCTCTATACGCGCGGTCGGCTTCCGCTTCCGACGTCCGGGCAGTCGGTGGACGAGGTCGCCGACGTCATGTCAGGCATGGGCCGGAGCCTGAAGCGGCCGTCCGTGCTGGCTCCCGCATCCTGGCTGTTCCTCACTCTCTTCGCGGCCGGGCTGCTCTCCGAGCTGTGGCAGCGTGATGGCGGGGCCCGTGCCTGGGCGTTGACCGGTTTCGCGGGAGTGCTGGTGCAAAACGCCGTCTTCACCGTGGTCGAGGCCCTACGGTTCGGCACCGCGTCGGCCGCCGCGCACAACAGGGGCTCGGTGCCCGGCCTGTGGGCGACGACCCGGGTGCTCTTCGGCTTCAACCAGGTGTTCCTGGCCACCGCGCTGATCGGTTTCACCGCCGCAGGAACCGCCGCCGGCCTCATGCAGCCCTGGCATGCGGGGGTCGGCTACGTCAGCGCCGCGCTGCTCTTCCTCTCGGCCTCCGCCAGCCCCTACGGCGCCGACGGCACGCATCGGCTGGCGCCCGCCGGCCTGATCGGCTGGCTCGGCTGGGCCACCTGGCTCGTCACCTGGAGCGTCGTTCTGCTCGGCCTCTGACGCCGGCCGCCTTGCCGCTCTTGCCGCCCGTGCCGCTCTTGCGGCGGATCTTGATGTCGCGCATGTCCGTGACCGCGAGCCGCAGTATCCGGTGCGGATGGCCGTGCGCCTCCAGCGCGTCGGTGGCGCGCAGCGCGGCCCAGCCCTCCTCGTCGGCCTCTTCGCCTTCGGCGGGCGGGGGTATCTGGCAGCGGAAGGTGAACGCCGACAGGCTGCTGTCACATGTGAAGGTCCCGGCCTCCGTGAAAGAAGCGCCGAACCCCTCCGACTCCTTCAGCAGCGCGGCCCGCCCGGCCTCGTCCAGCTCCCCGAAGGTCCCCCGGATGGTCACTCGGAACACGGTCAGTCCTCCCGTACGGCGTAGGTGAAGGCGCGCCCGCCCAGCAGCTGCTCGACGGCGTCCAAGAGTTTGAGCAGGTCGGCGGCGATCTCGTCGGGCGTCTTCCCGGCCACGATCCGGCGGCCGATCTCGGCGAAGACGAGCGAGTGGAACCAGCCGATCTGGCTGACGGCGGCGCACAGTTCGGGGTCGTCCCGCCCGGCACCGGTCTCCTCGGCGAGCAGTTCGGCGAGCGCGTCGTTCATCTGCCCGCCCAGATCCCCCAGGCGGGCGGTGAGTGTGGGGGCCGCGCGCATCATCTCGAAGACCGGCCCGAACCCTTCGGTGAGGCCCAGCTTCTTCTCCCGGCGCCGCAGTTCCTCGCGCAGCCGCTCCAGTACGGCGCGGGCGGGAGAGGCGCCGGAGGGGCGCTCGCGGACGATCTCCGCGAGCCGGCCGGGGGAGGCTTCGTCGGGTGGCAGGACGAGGTCTTCCTTGGCCTCGAAGTAGTTGTAGAGGGTGTTGACCGACACCTCGGACTCGGCCGCGACCTCGGCGATCGTCACCTTGTCGAAGCCCCGCTCGACGAACAGCCGCATCGCCACCTGGTGGATCCGCTGTCGCGTCTGCCGTTTCTTGCGCTCCCGCAGCCCTTCGCTCATGCCTGAAAGTCTAACTCGACTATAAAACTGAACTGCATTGCAATTTCGTAATGCGCTGTGCTTCTATCGGGGCCATGTCCACGACCCCGCCGCCCGGCGCGACCCCCTCCCGCACGCCCTCTCCCGCTCACTCCCGTACGCCCTCTCCCGATCGCCCCCCGGCCCTCGACATCCGGGGCCTGGCCCGCACCTACGCCCTCGCCTCGGGGCAGGTGCACGCCGTGCGCGGCATCGACCTGAGCGTCGCGCGCGGTGAGATCCTCGGCTTCCTCGGGCCCAACGGGGCGGGGAAGACCACCACCTTGCGGATGCTCGTCACGCTGCTGCCGCCCAGCGGGGGAGAGGCTCGCGTCGCCGGACACGATCTGCGGGCCGACCCCGGGGCCGTACGCGCCCGCATCGGTTACGTCGCCCAGGCCGGCGGCCTCGACCCCGCGTGCGGCGTACGCGAGGAACTCCTCACCCAGGCCCGGCTGCACCGTATGTCCAAGCTTCAGGCCCGGCGGCGCGCCGAGGAACTCGCCGGGGAGCTGGGCCTGGCAACGCTGATGGACCGGCCGACCGCCGCGCTCTCCGGCGGTCAGCGGCGCCGGCTGGAGATCGCGCTCGGCCTCGTCCACCGCCCCGAGGTCCTCTTCCTCGACGAGCCCACCACGGGCCTCGACCCCGCCAGCCGGGCCGAGCTGTGGGACCTGGTGCGCCGTATCCGCCGCGACCACGGCACGACCGTCTTCCTCACCACCCACTACCTGGACGAGGCCGACGCGCTCTGCGACCGCATCGTCGTCATCGACGAGGGCCGCACCATCGCCGAGGGCACCCCCGAGGCGCTCAAGCGGCGGTACGCCCCCGGCCCCGCCGGCACCCTCCAGGACGCCTTCCTCGCCCTCACCGGCCGCGGCCCGGCCGACGAGCCCGTGGCCGTCTGAAAACCCTCCGCACCGCCCTCTCCTCCATGGCCACCAGGCCGCCCGACTACCCGACGGGTACCACCATGACGACCAGCATCCCGACCCCCGCCCCGCCTGCGCCCGGCACCCACCGGCGCCTGTACGCCGACACCGGAATCGTCTTCGGCCGCTGCCTGCGCGCCACCTTGCGCTCCAAGACCAACCTGCTGTTCGGCATGCTCCAGCCGCTGCTCTTCCTCGCCCTCTTCGGCCCCCTCCTCACCCGTCTCGACCTGGGCGTCTCCGGCTCCTCCTGGCAGACCCTGGTGCCGGGTGTGCTGGTCCAACTAGCGCTGCTCGGCGGCTCGTTCGTCGGCCTGGGCATGCTGGTGGACCGCAACCTGGGGGTCACCGACCGGATGCGTGTCACTCCCGTCAGCCCCGCCGCGCTGTTGCTGGGCCGCACCCTGCGCGACGTCGTCCAGCTCACCGCCCAGGCCGTGCTGCTCGTCCTGCTCGGGCTCGCCCTGGGGCTGCGTGCCTCACCGGCCGGTGTGCTGGCGGGCCTCGTCTTCGTCGCCGTGCTGTCCTGCGCGCTGTCCGCGCTCTCTCACGGACTGGCCATGCATGTGCGCACCCCGCCCGAGTTCGCCGCCGTCGCCAACACCGCCGTCATGCCGCTGATGCTGCTCGCCGGATTGCTGCTGCCCATGAACCTCGCCCCCGGCTGGCTCGACGGTGTCTCCCGCGCCGTCCCCTTCCGCTACACCGTCGACGCCGTACGGGAGGTCTTCCGCGGCCACTTCACCACCGGGACGGTCGTCGCGGGCGCCGTGGTCACCCTGGCCTTCGCGGCGGTGTGTCTGCTCGCCGCCACGCGCCTGTTCACCCGCGCCACGCGGTGAGTTCCGGCCGGCCCTCGGTCGGCCGGTCTTCGGTCAGCCGCGTGACGAGATCACGCCCAGCGTGACCAGCCCCAGCACGACCCACGAGAACCACAGCCATCCGCTGCCCCCCAGCGCCGCCGTGTAAGCCGTCACCACCACCAGGGCCACCACCGTGCCGACGGTCATCGCCTTCGCCGAGGCCGTCATGCGTGTCGTCCCAGGCATCACAGCACCACTCTCCTCCCGGCGGCCCTGGGACGCACGGGGCGCGCACGCACAAGGGCCGCGGCCAGGTTCCCATCGTCACCCGGACGCGGCCCCGCGCGCTACTGCACGACGGCACTACACGACCCTCACGCCGGTTTCACACCCCTACGCTCCGAAGCCCGCGCGACCCGCCGGCCCGGCACGCCCCGCTCACAGCCCGCTCACTGCCCCCGTGCCTGGAGCGAGGCGAGATACGCGTTGTAGGCGGTCAGCTCCTTGTCGCCGTCCCGGTCCGCCTGGCGGTCCGTGCGGCGGGCCTGCCGCTGCTCGGAGAAATACCACTGGAAGACGAGCGCCACCAGCACGATCACCGACGGGATCTCGCTGAACGCCCAGGCGATGCCGCCCGCCGCCGACTGGTCGGACAACGCGCTCACGCCCAGGGAGGCGGGCGGATGCGCGTAGGTGCCGACCATCGGCTCCGATCCCATCATCAGCGCGATGCCGAAGAACGCGTGGAACGGCATCCCCGCGAACAGCTCCAGCATCCGCATCACATAGCCGGGGCGATGCGGGCCCGGGTCCACGCCCATGATCGGCCAGAAGAAGACCAGGCCCACCGCGAGGAAGTGCACCATCATCGCGATGTGGCCCGCCTTGGAGCCCATCAGGAAGTCGAACAGCGGGGTGAAGTACAGCGCGTACAGGCTCGCGATGAACAGCGGAATGGTGAACGCCGGATGCGTGATCACCTTCATGTAGCGGCTGTGCAGCAGCGCCACCAGCAGCTCGCGCGGCCCCGCGCGGCCCCCCTGGGAGCGGTTGCCCGACGGCAGCGCCCGCAGCAGCAGCGTCACCGGCGCGCCCAGCAGCAGCAGGATCGGCGACAGCATGCTGATCACCATGTGCTGCACCATGTGGACGCTGAACAGGACCATCCCGTAGTCGTTCAGCGCCGTGCACATCACCAGGGCCACGGTCAGCACACCCACGACGAAGGCGGCCGTGCGGGCGGGCGGCCACGCGTCCCCCCGCCGGCGCAGCCGGACGACGCCCCACCCGTAGAGCGCCAGCGCCAGCAGGCATCCCACCAGGAAGAACGGCTCGCCCGAGAACTCCAGCCCGCGCGCGAGCGTGAAGGGCGGCAGATCCATCATCGTGCCGTGCCCGTCGTGATCCATCCGAACTCTCCCGCAACCGACCGATACGCCCGCACCAGACTAGAACCGCCCGTGCGGGCCGCCCTCGCCGGGGCGGCCCGCACGGGCGGTTCTCCCCGCGGAATCCCTGTGAAACCAGTGGTACGCGAAACCAGTGGTACGGCCGGTAAGCGCCTCCGGCGGGTACCGGCCCCGGATCAGGCGGGCTGCGTCGCCGCGGAGATGCGCTCTTGCCGCAGTGCCTCGTACCACCGGTCGTCGGTCGGCGGCAGCGCGTTCACATCGAGGGACAGCTTGATCAGCAGGTCGGCGATCTGCGGATTGCGCGCCAGCACAGGGCCGTGCATGTACGTACCGAAGACGGTGTCGTTGTACGCGCCCTCGGTGCCGTCCCCCGTCCCGTTGCCCTTGCCCAGCCGCACCCGCGCCAGGGGCCGCGCGGTCGGGCCCAGGTGGGTGACGCCCTGGTGGTTCTCGAACCCGGTCAGCTGCGGCAGCCGCAGGTTCTCGTCCATGTCGGCCAGCACGTCGCCCACGCACCGCTCGGCCTCGCCCCGGGTGCTGGTCACATCCAGCAGCCCCAGGCCCATGGAGCGTTCGCCCAGGTCGTTGACGAACTCGTGCCCCAGGATCTGGTAGCCCGCGCACACCGAGAAGACGATCGCGCCGTTGGACACGGCCCGGTTCAGCCCGCCGTCGCGCAGCAGCCGCTCGGCCGCCAGCCGCTGCGGCCTGTCCTCGCCGCCGCCGATCAGATAGATGTCGCCGGACGTGGGGATCGGCTGGTCCGAGCGGACGTCGACGCGCTGGACATCCAGCCCGCGCTGCTGCGCGCGCCGCTCCACCACGAGCGCGTTGCCCTGGTCGCCGTACGTGCTCAGCAGGTCGGGGTAGATCCACACCAGACGCAGACTCGTGTCACTCATGCCGCCAGCTCCTTGAGCGGATCGATGGTTCGGAAGACCGATGGTTCGGAAGAGGGGACAGCCTCGGCTCAGTTGCCGACGGCACGGCGCAGGTCCTGGAACGCGGTGTAGTTGGCGATCGTCTCGATGCGTCCCGGAGGGCACCTGCGCACCGCGTCCTGGGCGTTCTCGCACACCTGGAACTCGACACCCGCTACCTCCAGCCGCACTGCCAGATCCAGCTTCCGGTCACCGATCACACAGATCGGGTGCCCGGCCAGCCGGCCGTAGTCGACATCCCACAGCCACGAGGTGTCGGTGCCGTCCGCGCCCCGCGCGTTCACCGAAAGGATCACCGGCGTCGGGGGCGGGTCGATCAGCGAGAACGTCTCCAGCCACCCGGCCGGGTTCTTCGCCAGCAGCAGCCTCATGTCGCGGCCCTGGAACTGCACCACGTCATAGCGCCCGGCCACAGCCTTGACCGCGTACATCCGCTCCAGCGCGGTCTGCGGCGGCACCCCGAAGGCCGCGGCGACCGCCGCCGAGGTCGCGGCGTTCGCCTTGTTGGCCCGCCCGGGGAGCTGGAGGTGGATGGGCCAGGCGGAGCCGTGCGGGTCCAGCACGTGGTCGCCGGACAGTGCCCAACTGGGGGTCGGGCGGCGGAAGCCGCACTCCCCGCAGAACCAGTCGTCGCCGGGCCGCTGCATGACGCCGCCGCACGCGGGGCAGGACCAGGCGTCGTCCTTCCACTCCTGGCCCGCGGCCACCCACACCACGTTCGGTGAGGAGGAGGACGCCCACACCACGAGCGGGTCGTCGGCGTTGGCCACGATCACGGCCTTCTGCCCCGAGAGGCCCTCGCGCCATCTCTCGGCCAGCATGCGCGTCTCCGCGGCACGGTCGAGCTGGTCACGGGAGAGGTTCAGCAGCGCTATGGCCTTCGGCGTCACATCCCTGGCGACACCGGCCAGGTATTTCTCGTCGACCTCGATCACGCCGTAGCGCGCGTCCGAGCCGCCGGCGAGCGCGGAGGTGAT
This sequence is a window from Streptomyces sp. NBC_01775. Protein-coding genes within it:
- a CDS encoding cytochrome c oxidase assembly protein, which codes for MDHDGHGTMMDLPPFTLARGLEFSGEPFFLVGCLLALALYGWGVVRLRRRGDAWPPARTAAFVVGVLTVALVMCTALNDYGMVLFSVHMVQHMVISMLSPILLLLGAPVTLLLRALPSGNRSQGGRAGPRELLVALLHSRYMKVITHPAFTIPLFIASLYALYFTPLFDFLMGSKAGHIAMMVHFLAVGLVFFWPIMGVDPGPHRPGYVMRMLELFAGMPFHAFFGIALMMGSEPMVGTYAHPPASLGVSALSDQSAAGGIAWAFSEIPSVIVLVALVFQWYFSEQRQARRTDRQADRDGDKELTAYNAYLASLQARGQ
- a CDS encoding type 1 glutamine amidotransferase — its product is MSDTSLRLVWIYPDLLSTYGDQGNALVVERRAQQRGLDVQRVDVRSDQPIPTSGDIYLIGGGEDRPQRLAAERLLRDGGLNRAVSNGAIVFSVCAGYQILGHEFVNDLGERSMGLGLLDVTSTRGEAERCVGDVLADMDENLRLPQLTGFENHQGVTHLGPTARPLARVRLGKGNGTGDGTEGAYNDTVFGTYMHGPVLARNPQIADLLIKLSLDVNALPPTDDRWYEALRQERISAATQPA
- a CDS encoding MurT ligase domain-containing protein; translated protein: MAGNTEPLSPRSKLAVTAGRAAAAVSRAAGRGSGSVIGGKVALRLDPDLLQRLAQHLDVVLVSATNGKTTTTRLIAEALRANGEVVSNALGANMPAGITSALAGGSDARYGVIEVDEKYLAGVARDVTPKAIALLNLSRDQLDRAAETRMLAERWREGLSGQKAVIVANADDPLVVWASSSSPNVVWVAAGQEWKDDAWSCPACGGVMQRPGDDWFCGECGFRRPTPSWALSGDHVLDPHGSAWPIHLQLPGRANKANAATSAAVAAAFGVPPQTALERMYAVKAVAGRYDVVQFQGRDMRLLLAKNPAGWLETFSLIDPPPTPVILSVNARGADGTDTSWLWDVDYGRLAGHPICVIGDRKLDLAVRLEVAGVEFQVCENAQDAVRRCPPGRIETIANYTAFQDLRRAVGN